A region of Nitrospinota bacterium DNA encodes the following proteins:
- a CDS encoding flippase, whose product MNRVTRNLAFKALTEIFSRALSFFFYMAMARWLGAEPFGLFSTLNSLAAIAVFLVDPGLNLLLVRNGARSPEYLEQAAGAALKLKLILSALTITLLILYGMAAGYEGGHMALLALMGVYMAGFSLMEYAGALFQARQELHVETFLLTIGKVAVTALAIVSMYLGAGLGPTLAVMATAQLAAVAWGFTWAMGRGIKLGGGWDLSLWGYMLKESAPLAAVTFLTIAFYRLDVAMAPLLGLTLADVGYYSAGIKILDVWLAAPTLIYSAVFPALSELAGRDRAAFRSWAWRSAMLVGLLGVIGASAGVALAGDIVRLIYTESFEPAISSLRWLLVASVAMFLRHALMMAFIIDGKARIAARLLSGAIVINILLNIFLAPAFSGTGMALAKLICDGALCAGFAYLWLSAGKEEAA is encoded by the coding sequence GTGAACAGGGTCACCAGAAACCTGGCATTCAAAGCGCTCACGGAAATCTTCAGCCGGGCGCTCTCTTTCTTCTTTTACATGGCCATGGCCCGGTGGCTGGGCGCCGAGCCTTTCGGACTGTTCTCCACGTTAAACTCCCTGGCGGCCATCGCCGTGTTCCTGGTGGATCCGGGCCTGAACCTGTTATTGGTCCGCAACGGGGCCAGGTCTCCCGAATACCTGGAACAGGCCGCCGGCGCGGCGTTAAAACTGAAACTTATCCTTTCAGCCCTCACAATAACCCTGCTTATCCTGTACGGCATGGCCGCCGGGTACGAAGGGGGCCACATGGCCCTGCTGGCCCTTATGGGTGTTTACATGGCCGGGTTTTCCCTTATGGAATACGCCGGGGCGCTTTTCCAGGCGCGGCAGGAACTGCACGTGGAAACTTTCCTGCTGACCATCGGCAAGGTGGCGGTGACGGCGCTGGCCATAGTCTCCATGTACCTGGGGGCGGGGCTGGGCCCCACCCTGGCGGTGATGGCCACGGCCCAGCTGGCCGCCGTGGCATGGGGGTTCACCTGGGCCATGGGCCGGGGCATAAAGCTGGGCGGCGGATGGGACCTTTCGCTGTGGGGCTACATGCTGAAAGAATCGGCCCCGCTGGCGGCGGTGACGTTTTTGACCATAGCCTTCTACCGGCTGGACGTGGCCATGGCGCCCCTTCTGGGGTTGACCCTGGCCGACGTGGGGTATTACTCGGCTGGCATAAAAATACTGGATGTGTGGCTTGCCGCGCCTACGCTTATTTACTCCGCGGTTTTCCCGGCCCTGTCGGAGCTTGCCGGGCGGGACAGGGCCGCGTTCCGCTCCTGGGCGTGGCGTTCGGCCATGCTGGTGGGTCTGCTTGGGGTAATCGGGGCTTCGGCCGGTGTTGCGCTGGCGGGGGATATCGTCCGTCTCATTTATACGGAATCGTTCGAACCGGCCATAAGCTCCTTGCGGTGGCTATTGGTGGCGTCGGTGGCCATGTTCTTGCGACATGCGCTGATGATGGCGTTCATCATAGACGGCAAGGCCAGAATAGCCGCCCGGCTTCTTTCGGGGGCCATAGTGATAAATATCCTGCTCAACATCTTTCTGGCCCCGGCGTTTTCGGGAACCGGAATGGCTCTGGCGAAACTCATTTGCGACGGAGCCCTTTGCGCGGGTTTTGCGTACCTGTGGCTTTCCGCCGGGAAAGAAGAGGCGGCATGA
- a CDS encoding methyltransferase domain-containing protein, with protein sequence MSLKPALDLGCGRAKRPGAIGMDKHGRTMADVVADMDAPHLPFADGSFGSVYLTDSLEHAGDVWALMAEVERILEDGGEVFVRVPHFSSLHAFSDFTHRHFFSYESIAGLTGAREVYGHYQRSGFELKSARILMWRAWRVMGLEWLFNKVPGVYEKLFAFRFPAMALEFCLTKRGKSYI encoded by the coding sequence ATGAGCCTGAAACCCGCGCTGGACCTGGGATGCGGCCGGGCCAAAAGACCCGGCGCCATTGGTATGGACAAACATGGCCGCACTATGGCCGACGTGGTGGCCGACATGGACGCGCCCCATTTGCCTTTCGCCGACGGGTCGTTCGGCTCGGTGTATCTGACGGACTCGCTGGAGCACGCCGGCGACGTATGGGCGCTTATGGCGGAGGTGGAGCGGATTCTTGAGGATGGGGGCGAGGTTTTCGTGAGGGTGCCCCATTTCTCGTCGCTCCACGCTTTTTCAGACTTTACGCACAGGCATTTTTTCTCCTACGAGTCCATAGCCGGCCTTACGGGCGCAAGGGAGGTTTACGGCCATTACCAGCGGAGCGGGTTTGAGCTGAAAAGCGCCAGGATATTGATGTGGCGCGCCTGGCGGGTGATGGGGCTGGAGTGGCTTTTTAACAAGGTTCCCGGCGTTTACGAGAAGCTTTTCGCCTTCAGGTTCCCCGCGATGGCGCTGGAATTTTGTTTGACTAAACGGGGTAAATCGTATATTTAA
- a CDS encoding glycosyltransferase family 4 protein, with product MIKKLQDIDLENNYCLISNNGEYEHTFRQQPNFENHRTWVSNENHLIGDFWENFCLPSVLKKKGVDVFHGPAFMVPLKKYPKTVVTIHDIVSFIMPDTIPRKYAFYMRMLISLVARRADRIISVSESTKKDLMEWLRVPENKISVVHQAVSDRFRPPAPGEDSLRGLREKFGIRGKYMLFVGNLEPRKNLTRLMEAFASSKNRLGDDYQLVICGKKGWLYNDILNACDQLKGANDIVITNYASEDDLLHLYQNSDMFVFPTRYEGFGLPVLEAMACGAPVITSNISSLPEIAGDAALLIDPLSVDEISRAMIKLSNNPGLRAEMREKGFKQAAKFSWMDTARQTLEVYRSIA from the coding sequence TTGATCAAAAAGCTTCAGGACATAGACCTGGAGAACAATTACTGCCTCATCTCCAACAACGGCGAATACGAGCATACTTTCCGGCAACAGCCCAATTTCGAGAACCACCGCACATGGGTTTCCAATGAAAACCATTTAATCGGGGATTTTTGGGAAAATTTCTGTTTGCCGTCGGTCCTGAAAAAAAAGGGGGTGGACGTGTTCCACGGCCCGGCATTCATGGTGCCGCTGAAAAAATACCCCAAAACCGTGGTTACCATCCACGACATCGTGTCGTTCATAATGCCCGACACCATCCCAAGAAAATACGCCTTTTACATGCGTATGCTCATAAGCCTTGTGGCCCGGAGGGCGGACAGGATCATATCGGTGTCCGAGTCCACCAAGAAGGACCTTATGGAGTGGCTCAGGGTTCCCGAAAACAAAATATCGGTGGTGCACCAGGCGGTGAGCGACCGGTTTCGACCCCCGGCTCCCGGCGAGGACAGCCTGCGGGGTTTGCGGGAAAAATTCGGCATCCGCGGCAAATACATGCTTTTCGTTGGCAACCTGGAGCCGCGCAAGAACCTTACCCGGCTCATGGAAGCCTTCGCTTCCTCCAAAAACAGGCTGGGGGACGATTATCAGCTTGTGATATGCGGCAAAAAGGGCTGGTTGTATAACGACATTCTGAACGCCTGCGACCAGCTTAAGGGCGCCAACGACATCGTTATTACAAACTACGCCAGCGAAGATGACCTGCTCCACCTTTACCAGAACTCAGACATGTTCGTTTTCCCTACCCGTTACGAGGGGTTCGGCCTGCCGGTGCTGGAGGCCATGGCCTGCGGGGCGCCGGTGATAACCTCCAACATTTCCTCTTTGCCCGAAATCGCCGGAGACGCGGCCCTGCTGATAGACCCTTTGAGCGTGGATGAAATAAGCCGGGCCATGATAAAGCTTTCCAACAATCCCGGCCTCCGGGCGGAGATGAGGGAAAAAGGCTTTAAACAGGCCGCCAAATTCTCATGGATGGACACCGCCAGGCAAACCCTGGAAGTCTATCGCTCCATAGCCTGA
- a CDS encoding exo-alpha-sialidase, giving the protein MGAIRAAILLLALSAGMSWGEPAFTTSLVFPPKSFGRPHGASLVELKNGDIMASWFSAKEETHADAEIYGAVLNKKTGVWGAPFTIIPKGYSKSVGNTALFRDDDGLIWMFFASVRIGGWSGAMVDYVTSADEGKTWTSGATFTAWPGNLPRNIPIKTGDHQMLIPLFVDFWYEANLVGAYTALVDYRDGAVVSKKYASLEDTDAIQPTLVKLPDGKILMLARDKSDRFIRRAYSSDGGLTWGPSTMTTLPNPGAGICAIYVEELKAVLLAYNHSRKGRNPLSLAVSTDNGRRFRKITDLESKPGDTEASFDYPAMIRAADGTIHLIWTHDNRATLKHARFNVEWLRSRISGAR; this is encoded by the coding sequence ATGGGCGCCATCAGAGCCGCTATTTTGCTCCTGGCGCTGAGCGCCGGAATGTCGTGGGGAGAGCCTGCATTCACCACGTCCCTGGTGTTCCCTCCGAAATCTTTCGGAAGGCCCCACGGCGCGTCCCTGGTGGAGCTGAAAAACGGGGACATCATGGCCAGCTGGTTCTCCGCCAAAGAGGAAACCCACGCCGACGCGGAAATATACGGCGCCGTGTTAAATAAAAAAACCGGGGTGTGGGGCGCGCCTTTCACCATAATCCCCAAGGGGTATTCCAAATCCGTGGGAAACACGGCCCTGTTCCGGGATGACGACGGGTTGATATGGATGTTTTTCGCCTCGGTGCGCATCGGGGGGTGGAGCGGGGCGATGGTGGACTATGTCACCTCAGCCGATGAGGGGAAAACCTGGACCAGCGGCGCCACTTTCACCGCATGGCCCGGCAACCTGCCGCGAAACATCCCCATAAAAACCGGCGACCACCAGATGCTCATCCCTCTATTCGTGGATTTCTGGTACGAGGCCAACCTGGTGGGGGCCTATACCGCGCTGGTGGATTACAGGGATGGGGCGGTTGTCTCCAAAAAATACGCCTCGCTGGAGGATACCGACGCCATCCAGCCCACCCTTGTAAAACTGCCCGATGGAAAAATCTTGATGCTGGCCCGGGACAAGTCTGACCGGTTCATCCGCCGGGCTTATTCATCGGACGGGGGGTTAACCTGGGGTCCCTCCACCATGACAACCCTGCCCAACCCCGGCGCGGGGATATGCGCCATTTATGTAGAGGAGCTAAAGGCCGTCCTTTTGGCGTACAACCATTCCCGCAAGGGGCGCAACCCGTTGTCGCTGGCGGTGTCCACCGACAACGGCCGCCGGTTCAGGAAAATAACCGACCTGGAGAGCAAGCCCGGGGATACGGAGGCCTCTTTCGACTACCCGGCCATGATAAGAGCGGCGGATGGGACCATACACCTGATATGGACCCACGACAACCGCGCCACCCTGAAACACGCCCGGTTCAACGTGGAATGGCTCCGCTCACGGATTTCCGGGGCGCGGTAA